A window of Thermoproteus sp. genomic DNA:
AGCGGCTCTGGCGGCCTTCGCGCGGGAGGCAGGCGTGGAGGTCGACCCGGCCCTCTTGATAGAGGCGGCCGGATACGGCGAGGCGGCGGCCGCGGGGAGCCCCCACTTCGACAATGTGGCCGGCGCAACGTTGGGCGGGGCAGTGGTCATAACCTCTCTGTCCCCTCTACGCGTCGTTAAGTTTTCGCCACGCCTAACCTTCGTGGTGGGGGTGCCCGACGTCCCCCCGATGCCCAACAAGACTAAGGCCATGCGGGAGGTCCTGCCCAGACAAGTGGAGTTTCCGATTTATGTCAGACAGATGTCCAGATTGGCGGCGCTAGTGGCCGGATTCGCCAAGTCGGACCTCACCCTAGTGGCTAAGGGGATGGAGGACGAAGTTGTGGAGGCCGCGAGATCTAGGCTCATACCGGCCTACGATAGGGTCAGGAGGTACGCGTTGGAGGCGGGGGCGCTGGCTGTGGCCATATCCGGCGCGGGGCCCTCCATGATAGCTCTGGTCCGCGAGGAGGACGCCGACGCCGTTAGGAGCGCCGTCTTGAAGGCCTATTCGGAGGAGGGCGTTGCGGCTGAAGCTAAGGTGGCCTCCATTACGGAGGGCGCGTTGGCAAAACAATAAATATGGGACGGCTTTTCTATTGTGAGCCTTGAGAAGAACATCGTCGAGAAGATCGCCTCCTATATCCCCGGCTATGCGGGATATAAGGAGAAGGAGATAAGGAGGGAAACCGACGCCCTCGTCAGGAGGCGCGTTTCGGCCGTGCTGGCCGAGGCCAAATCTAAAATGGTCCTCACGCCCTCCGCCGCCAGAGCCATCGCGGCCAATAGAGACGCGGCGTACCTCTGGGACTCCACAAAGGCGCTCTTCGACAGAGTGATACAGAGGATAGACAAGGCGCCCGCCGGCTACTCTGGCTTCTACGATCTAGTCAAAATAGACGAAGCCGCCTTAGATAGGATATACCAAATGGACCTGGCCCTAATAGAGAAGGCGGAGGGCGTCGCCAAGCTGGTGGACGAGCTTATGGCGGCGAGCCCAGGCTCCGACGTCTGGCTACAAAAACTCGCCGCGCTCTCCTCCGCCCTCTCCCAACTCGACTCGGCGGTCGACGAGAGGAATAACTACATGGCCGGCCTTGCGTCCGTCGGAGGGGGACAGGCGGCGAGCCAACAGGCAGCCGAGCCTCAAGGCCGCAAAGGCATATTGGGGAGGCTCCTAGGGAGGTGATATGCCCCAAGTAATAGAGTGGGTAAACCCCAAGGAGGACGAAATCATCTGGCGGTACCCAGTCGAACAGATAGAGTGGGGCGCCCAGCTCATAGTGCAGGAGTGGCAAGCCGCCGTATTCTTCAGAGACGGGAAGGCCTACGACGTCTTCCGCGCCGGGAGGCATACCCTCACCACGCTAAACCTGCCCCTGCTCATGAGGGTATTGAGCCGTATTGCCGGCTTCGAGAGGTCCCCCTTCGTGGCGACGGTCATATTCGTGTCGTTGAAGCAGTTTCAACTGCCCTTCGGCGGGAGGGCCCAGACCGTCGAGCTGGCGCCAATACAATTCTACGGCACCGCTTGGTTCAGGGTGGAGGACCCGGCCCTATTCGTGACGCAGGTGGTGGGCGGGCAGGGGGTGTACACCACAGAGGACTTGCAGAAGTTCTTGAGGGGCTACTTCAACGAGGGCCTCATGGCCGAGCTATCTAAACAGTCCATATTCACGATATACCAGTCGTTAGAACAAGCGTCGTTCGTCCTCAAGAACTCCCTCGACCCCTACTTCAAGAGGCTGGGGCTGGAGTTGATAGACCTCAAGTTCGAAGGCCTCGACGTGACTGACCCCATATGGCGCGATAGGCTCTTCTACATAAGAGCCGCCGGCGTGAGCCCCTCGGAGTATCTACGCATGGAGGCGGTCGAGAAAGCGGCGGCCGAGCTGGGCAAAAGTCCCGGCGCGGCCGTGGGGGCCGGCATAGCCATAATACCGCCGCTCTTCGGAGGGACCCCCGCTGGGGGAGGCGCGGCAACCGGAGGGGCTCCGCCCGGGGGCGGCGGAGCGCAACCTGGAGGGGGTAGCGGGGGCGGTGGAGGGACCCCGCCGGGCACGATCGTCTCGACCCAGCTGGCCCAGGCGCAACAGGGCGTGGTCTGCCCCAGATGTGGCTACGTAAACCCGCCGGGCGCCAAGTTCTGCATTAACTGCGGCGCGCAGTTGCCCCAGGAGAAGATATGCCCCAAGTGCGGATTTAGGAATCCGCCCAACGCCAAATTCTGTATGAACTGCGGGACTCCGTTGCCGTGAGGGCCCACGAGGGCTCCCTCGCGGCGGCGTTGGTAGTGGAGGGCGCGTACTTAATAGCGTCTTCTCTCGGCGTAGTGCCCCTCAGCGCGTATCTGGCAGTCGGCCTTCCCCTTGCCGCCTTCGGGCTGGTCTATTTGGCGCTAGGCGACAGGCGGGCATCCCTATGGGGAGGCTTGATCGCGTTGGCGGGCATCGCGATAGCCTCCGGCGGCGTCGCGTCGCCGCTGTTGGTGGTGGGGGCCGCGTTGTTGTTAATAGGCCTCTTCGCGTTGGTCCATGTCCTCCGGAGCTAGAGAGTTCCGGTGCTCCTACTGCGGCGCGCCGTTGGACGTAGGCCCCGACTCCGTCGTGGTGGTCTGTAGGTACTGCGGAAAGCCGAACTTCGTGGCCGACGACGTGAAGGCCGGGGAGGTCCTCGCCGTGCCGGCTATCAAAGGCGACGAGGCGGCGAGGAGGGCCTTGGAGGCCGCCAGGAGGAGGCTACAACTGCGCTTTAGGCTGAAGAGGGCCGTCTTCGGCGACCCGGACCTCTACTACGTGCCCTACTACTTCGTGGACCTCTCGCTCAGAGCCCACTACAGCGCGAGAGTCCTCGTGACCTACACGAGGACCGTCTATGTGGGCAGGGAGGCGCGCACTGAGGTGGTCACCAGAGAGGTCTCCGTCGCCGGGGATCTAGACTACAGGAAGGTGGTGCCCGTCCTGGCGAGGCGCGGCGTGGAGGGCGTGGCGACTGCGGAGCTCGCCGAGCGCTACCTCTCCACAAGGCCCCAGGCGAAGCGCCTAGACGAAATAGAGCTGAGCTACCGCACCTCTAAGGCCTTCCTCGCGGCTGAGTTCGGCGGGGAGAGAGCCAAGGCGGTGGCCCTTAGGGAGGCCGTTGAGGGCCTCTTGGAGGCAGTGGATAGAGACGCGGCCGATAGGGCCAGGAGGCGCGTGGGACATATAGCGGCCAGCGCCAACGTCCTAGATAGGACGGTGGACTTCGATGTGGAGAAGGCCGAAGTCTCGCATTTGACCTACCTACCCGCCTGGGTCGTCCCCTACGTCTACGACGGGGCTCAATACGCCATGGCGCTGTCGGGATGGGACGGCTCTCTGCTCGCTCTGACCGAGCCGGTCTTCTTGGAGGAGAGGGCCGGCGCGTTGACGGCCGCCGCGGTCGCCGCGGGCATATTGGGAGGCATAGGCGGAGCCGTGCTCCCGGCCAGCTACGCCGTCGGCTTGGCCCTAATCGCGGCGGGGGCCCTCGCGGGGTACTACGCGGCCAGAGGCGCCACCAAGAGCGTTGAAGTCAAGAGATGAAGGTCCGTTGTCCCTACTGCGGCGCAGAGTACGAGGCGCCGGACGGCGCGGCCTTCACGGTCTGTCCCTACTGCGGGACCGTCCTGAAGGAGGGGAAGACCTACGAGGCCGTCTACATCTTCGAGCCGCGGCTAGACTCGCCTAACGCCTTCAAGAAAGCCCTCTCATTCAAGCCTTGGGCCTCTCCGAGAGACCTGCCAACGGCCAGCCCGGCCTCGGCGGAGCTCCATTTCGTCCCACTCTATCTATATTACGTCTACTTCTCGCCTCTCGACGAGCTGGCGACTTACGTCGCAGTCTCGGCGCTACGGGACCCTCCATTCTACATACCCAAGGACTACAAGTTCCCGGCCCGCTGGAGGGCCCCCTTTAAGCCGAGCCTCGAGAGGAAGGCGGTATTCCACCAGCCCCAATTGAGGCCGGAGGAGGCGTGGGCCCAAGCCTCTAGGAGGTACGACCGGGAGGCCAGGGCGTACGCCTCTGCGTTTAAAGTGCCCATAGAGGATAGGAGCCGCCTCGAGGGCCTCGTCTACTACCCCTTCTGGAGGCTGGAATACGACTATGGGGGCAGGAGGTATTCTGCGGTGGTGGACGCAGCTGAGGGCGACGTGGTCTATATGGAATATCCAGTCTCGCGGAGGGGCAGGGCGGGATCGGCGTTGGCCGCCGCGGCTTTAATATTGGGGTCGGTCGTGATCGGGGCCGTAGCCGGCGCCTTCGCCCTCCATCCGCTTTGGGGGATGGCCGGAGGGGCCGTTGGGGGTGTTGGAGGGGCCTTGAGGCTTTTGGCCTTCGCGGTGGAGCGAAAGGCCGTCTATAGACAAGACAGAGCCGTGGAGCTCCTCTAGTCGACCAACCCCTCCAATTCGGACAGCCTGTATTTCCTCAAGAGCTCGACGAGTATGCGCGCCGCCTCCTCCAGCTCCAGCCCCTCCCTTTCGGCGGCCCTCCTGACTTCGCCCATCAGCGTCTGGATCCAGCCGTCGTCGCCGCCGTAGCCGTACTCCGCCGCATGTAGCTCGTAGGCTATCCTGGAGAGACCGTCTGCCTCCCTGTTGTCCTCCCTAGGGACCCACTCCACCTCCCATTTCGAGAAGGAGGAGAGGAGTGCCTCCACTTCGTCCTTCAGGGACAAAAGCCTATGGGAGTTCACACCCCACTCGCCCCTTATCTGTTTGACGACAAGCTGGCTGTCACCCCTGACGACCACCTCATCGCATTTA
This region includes:
- a CDS encoding zinc ribbon domain-containing protein, whose amino-acid sequence is MKVRCPYCGAEYEAPDGAAFTVCPYCGTVLKEGKTYEAVYIFEPRLDSPNAFKKALSFKPWASPRDLPTASPASAELHFVPLYLYYVYFSPLDELATYVAVSALRDPPFYIPKDYKFPARWRAPFKPSLERKAVFHQPQLRPEEAWAQASRRYDREARAYASAFKVPIEDRSRLEGLVYYPFWRLEYDYGGRRYSAVVDAAEGDVVYMEYPVSRRGRAGSALAAAALILGSVVIGAVAGAFALHPLWGMAGGAVGGVGGALRLLAFAVERKAVYRQDRAVELL
- a CDS encoding homoserine kinase, translated to MYIGRAPSTSANLGSGFDVVAVAHDAYFAEAYASVGSGCGVHVKFRGFDPGENNTVSASFRRLFETLGICREVEVEIDNRIPVARGLGSSGASSVAALAAFAREAGVEVDPALLIEAAGYGEAAAAGSPHFDNVAGATLGGAVVITSLSPLRVVKFSPRLTFVVGVPDVPPMPNKTKAMREVLPRQVEFPIYVRQMSRLAALVAGFAKSDLTLVAKGMEDEVVEAARSRLIPAYDRVRRYALEAGALAVAISGAGPSMIALVREEDADAVRSAVLKAYSEEGVAAEAKVASITEGALAKQ
- a CDS encoding SPFH domain-containing protein, which encodes MPQVIEWVNPKEDEIIWRYPVEQIEWGAQLIVQEWQAAVFFRDGKAYDVFRAGRHTLTTLNLPLLMRVLSRIAGFERSPFVATVIFVSLKQFQLPFGGRAQTVELAPIQFYGTAWFRVEDPALFVTQVVGGQGVYTTEDLQKFLRGYFNEGLMAELSKQSIFTIYQSLEQASFVLKNSLDPYFKRLGLELIDLKFEGLDVTDPIWRDRLFYIRAAGVSPSEYLRMEAVEKAAAELGKSPGAAVGAGIAIIPPLFGGTPAGGGAATGGAPPGGGGAQPGGGSGGGGGTPPGTIVSTQLAQAQQGVVCPRCGYVNPPGAKFCINCGAQLPQEKICPKCGFRNPPNAKFCMNCGTPLP
- the rnhA gene encoding ribonuclease HI; protein product: MRCVVYFDGACEPINPGGLGTYGYVIYDEGGKRLDRGYGVACHGDGCTNNVAEYTALREALRRAKELKCDEVVVRGDSQLVVKQIRGEWGVNSHRLLSLKDEVEALLSSFSKWEVEWVPREDNREADGLSRIAYELHAAEYGYGGDDGWIQTLMGEVRRAAEREGLELEEAARILVELLRKYRLSELEGLVD
- a CDS encoding zinc ribbon domain-containing protein; this encodes MSSGAREFRCSYCGAPLDVGPDSVVVVCRYCGKPNFVADDVKAGEVLAVPAIKGDEAARRALEAARRRLQLRFRLKRAVFGDPDLYYVPYYFVDLSLRAHYSARVLVTYTRTVYVGREARTEVVTREVSVAGDLDYRKVVPVLARRGVEGVATAELAERYLSTRPQAKRLDEIELSYRTSKAFLAAEFGGERAKAVALREAVEGLLEAVDRDAADRARRRVGHIAASANVLDRTVDFDVEKAEVSHLTYLPAWVVPYVYDGAQYAMALSGWDGSLLALTEPVFLEERAGALTAAAVAAGILGGIGGAVLPASYAVGLALIAAGALAGYYAARGATKSVEVKR